A region from the Campylobacter blaseri genome encodes:
- the thiH gene encoding 2-iminoacetate synthase ThiH yields the protein MKNQDCMQYQDGIVDIKSEIMDEVLEKTSKFDYKNYTKDDVFSALEKKNRNLDDFAALLSVEAQNYLEDMAQISAIETRAKFGNNINIFTPLYISNYCDSTCVYCGYSAKNKIQRAKLSLENIDLELENIAKLGIEDILILTGESRGKSSVEYIGEACKRAKELFKVVSIEIYPLNVDEYAFLHECGVDFVNVYQETYNPKKYQKIHLSGEKMVFPYRFNSQERAILGGMRGAGFAALLGIDDFRKDAFATGLHANLISKKYPHAEISLSCPRLRPIINNSRINPQDVHEKELLQIIMAYRLFMPFATITVSTRERKNFRDNAIKIAANKISAGVSVAIGGHSKKVGDEQFELSDYRSVKSVCEDIKKDGFYPLMSEYIYV from the coding sequence ATGAAAAATCAAGATTGTATGCAGTATCAAGATGGAATAGTTGATATAAAAAGTGAAATTATGGATGAGGTTTTAGAAAAAACTTCCAAATTTGATTATAAAAACTATACAAAAGATGATGTTTTTTCTGCACTTGAAAAGAAAAATAGAAATTTAGATGATTTTGCGGCACTACTTAGTGTTGAAGCACAAAACTATTTAGAAGATATGGCTCAAATTTCAGCCATTGAAACTAGGGCTAAATTTGGAAATAATATCAATATTTTTACACCTTTATACATCTCAAACTATTGTGATAGCACCTGTGTTTATTGCGGTTATAGTGCTAAAAACAAGATTCAAAGAGCAAAACTTAGCTTAGAAAATATAGATCTTGAACTTGAAAATATAGCAAAACTTGGAATTGAAGATATTTTGATTTTAACAGGGGAGAGTAGAGGCAAATCAAGCGTTGAATACATTGGCGAAGCTTGCAAGAGGGCAAAGGAGCTGTTTAAAGTTGTAAGTATTGAAATTTATCCATTAAATGTTGATGAATATGCATTTTTACATGAGTGTGGGGTGGATTTTGTAAATGTTTATCAAGAAACATATAATCCTAAAAAGTATCAAAAGATTCATCTAAGTGGTGAAAAAATGGTTTTTCCATATAGATTTAACTCACAAGAAAGGGCTATTTTAGGCGGTATGAGAGGTGCTGGTTTTGCTGCACTTTTAGGAATTGATGATTTTAGAAAAGATGCTTTTGCGACAGGACTTCATGCAAATTTAATATCTAAAAAATACCCACACGCAGAAATTTCACTCTCTTGTCCAAGACTTAGACCGATTATAAATAACTCTCGTATAAACCCACAAGATGTTCATGAAAAAGAGCTTTTGCAAATAATTATGGCTTATAGGCTTTTTATGCCTTTTGCTACGATCACAGTTTCAACTAGAGAGCGAAAAAACTTTAGAGACAATGCTATAAAAATTGCTGCAAATAAAATTTCAGCTGGAGTTAGTGTGGCAATTGGTGGACATAGTAAAAAAGTTGGAGATGAGCAGTTTGAACTAAGCGATTATAGAAGTGTAAAAAGCGTTTGTGAGGATATAAAAAAAGATGGCTTTTATCCTTTAATGAGTGAATATATCTATGTCTAA
- a CDS encoding thiazole synthase gives MEDIFKIGKKEFKSRFILGSGKFDLNLIEACVKEAGAQIITMALRRVNESKSVNILNYIPKDVTILPNTSGARNANEAIRIARLSRELTGESFVKLEVIDDSKFLFPNNYETLKATETLANEGFKVFAYMYPDLGIARSLQNAGVTAIMPLASPIGSNQGLVMKEMIKILINEIDTPIIVDAGIGKPSQACEAMEMGCAAVMANTAIATAKDIKLMARAFKNAIIAGRDGYLAGFGNVRNRANASSPLTGFLRD, from the coding sequence GTGGAAGATATTTTTAAAATAGGCAAAAAAGAGTTTAAATCAAGATTTATCTTGGGTTCTGGAAAATTTGATCTAAATTTGATAGAAGCTTGTGTAAAAGAGGCTGGTGCACAGATAATAACAATGGCACTTAGAAGAGTAAATGAGAGTAAAAGTGTAAATATCTTAAACTACATTCCAAAAGATGTTACTATTTTACCAAATACAAGCGGAGCAAGAAATGCTAATGAAGCCATTCGTATAGCAAGGCTTAGCAGGGAGCTTACAGGGGAGAGTTTTGTTAAACTTGAGGTAATTGATGATAGCAAGTTTCTTTTTCCAAACAACTATGAGACACTAAAAGCTACTGAGACTTTAGCAAATGAAGGTTTTAAGGTATTTGCTTATATGTATCCTGATTTAGGTATTGCAAGAAGTTTGCAAAATGCTGGTGTTACTGCGATTATGCCTTTAGCTTCGCCAATTGGTAGCAATCAAGGGCTTGTTATGAAAGAGATGATAAAGATACTAATTAACGAAATAGATACACCAATCATTGTTGATGCAGGCATTGGCAAGCCATCACAAGCTTGCGAGGCTATGGAGATGGGTTGTGCAGCAGTTATGGCAAATACAGCAATTGCAACAGCAAAAGATATAAAATTAATGGCAAGAGCTTTTAAAAATGCGATAATAGCAGGCAGAGATGGATATTTAGCAGGGTTTGGAAATGTTAGAAATAGGGCAAATGCAAGCTCTCCACTTACTGGATTTTTAAGAGATTAG
- the thiF gene encoding sulfur carrier protein ThiS adenylyltransferase ThiF has protein sequence MKDSLNSSNADNFKSEIKKRNSPLVNEKVKTAKVAILGLGGLGSNVSVMLTRLGVGSLVLVDFDRVEISNLNRQNYNKTHIGALKTEALSRQLKDINPFLEIKTLNLKLNSENLEQILKDETIICEAFDNANLKAILMQYAQKNPNKFFVFGNGMGGFESGNLMKTTKFGKNCYICGDFKSDFKNGIMAPRVMICAALQANVILRLILEEFEA, from the coding sequence ATGAAAGATAGTTTAAACTCTAGCAATGCAGATAATTTTAAAAGTGAAATTAAAAAGCGAAATTCCCCGCTTGTAAATGAGAAAGTAAAAACAGCAAAAGTTGCGATTTTAGGACTTGGTGGACTTGGTTCAAATGTTTCTGTTATGCTTACTAGACTTGGAGTTGGCAGTTTAGTTTTGGTTGATTTTGACAGGGTTGAAATAAGTAATCTAAACCGCCAAAACTATAATAAAACTCATATCGGAGCTCTAAAAACTGAGGCTTTGTCTAGACAATTAAAAGATATAAATCCCTTTTTAGAGATAAAAACTTTAAATTTAAAACTTAATAGTGAAAATTTAGAGCAAATTTTAAAAGATGAAACTATAATTTGTGAAGCTTTTGACAATGCAAATTTAAAAGCAATTTTAATGCAATATGCACAAAAAAATCCAAACAAATTCTTTGTTTTTGGAAATGGAATGGGCGGATTTGAAAGTGGAAATTTGATGAAAACTACTAAATTTGGTAAAAATTGCTACATTTGTGGAGATTTTAAAAGTGATTTTAAAAACGGAATTATGGCACCTAGAGTTATGATTTGTGCGGCATTGCAAGCAAATGTTATACTTCGTTTGATATTAGAAGAGTTTGAGGCATAA
- the thiS gene encoding sulfur carrier protein ThiS — protein sequence MKVKINGDIVEICENLSVYDYLVKNGFEILKVAVEKDGEILPKNLWKNTPIKSGKSYEIVEFVGGG from the coding sequence ATGAAAGTTAAGATAAATGGTGATATCGTTGAGATTTGTGAGAATTTAAGTGTTTATGACTATTTAGTTAAAAATGGATTTGAAATTTTAAAGGTTGCAGTTGAAAAAGATGGTGAAATTTTGCCAAAAAATTTGTGGAAAAATACACCTATTAAAAGCGGTAAAAGTTACGAGATTGTAGAGTTTGTTGGTGGTGGATGA
- a CDS encoding ABC-F family ATP-binding cassette domain-containing protein: MVSIQSLTMRFGTHLLFEDVSLELNRGNRYGLIGANGAGKTTFLKILSGEIEPTSGEINIDSGFRVGVLKQDQFAFEDFSLKDAVLYGNKRLYDAIKEKEELYMSEEFTDFINDRLSELEIITAEEDPTYEYETRIEKILSSLGLTNYDMLMKELETADKFKVLLAQVLFPKPDILFLDEPTNNLDIDAISWLEKELNRHEGTLVVISHDRHFLNRVCTNILDVDFKKVREFSGNYDEWYIASNLLTKKAQMEREKKLKEKEELEKFIARFSANASKARQATSRQKRLEKLDISDIQTSSRRDPSILFRLNREIGNEVLELSDIDKKFDDKVILNNFNFKIEKGDKVAVIGRSGVGKSTLCKIITAEIKPDSGNVHMGATIEPGYFAQDTNNKITGELKLYEYLQDEKNKDLDEIRKCLGRMLFSGEEQEKSVGNLSGGEKHRVMLSKLMLIKPNLLILDEPNNHLDLEAIIALGEALYNYAGCVVCVSHDRELVDAFANRIIHMKGDGEIVDFRGSFEEYKEQFGISYES, encoded by the coding sequence ATGGTAAGTATTCAGAGTTTAACAATGAGATTTGGAACCCATCTTCTTTTTGAAGATGTTAGCTTAGAGCTAAATCGTGGAAATAGATATGGGCTTATAGGTGCAAATGGTGCTGGGAAAACCACCTTTTTAAAAATATTAAGCGGAGAGATTGAACCTACAAGCGGAGAGATAAATATAGATAGTGGTTTTCGAGTAGGTGTTTTAAAGCAAGATCAGTTTGCATTTGAAGATTTTAGCTTAAAAGATGCTGTTTTATATGGTAATAAAAGACTTTATGACGCTATTAAAGAAAAAGAAGAACTCTATATGAGTGAAGAGTTCACAGATTTTATAAATGATAGATTAAGTGAACTTGAAATTATAACAGCTGAAGAAGATCCAACTTATGAGTATGAGACTAGAATTGAGAAAATTCTTAGCTCTTTAGGGCTTACAAACTACGATATGCTTATGAAAGAATTAGAAACTGCTGATAAATTTAAAGTCTTGTTAGCACAAGTTTTATTTCCTAAGCCTGATATTTTGTTTTTAGATGAACCTACAAACAACCTTGATATTGATGCTATTTCATGGCTTGAAAAAGAGCTAAATCGCCATGAAGGAACTTTGGTTGTAATAAGCCACGATAGGCACTTTTTAAATAGAGTTTGCACTAATATTTTAGATGTGGATTTTAAAAAGGTAAGAGAGTTTAGTGGAAACTATGATGAATGGTATATAGCCTCAAATTTACTTACTAAAAAAGCACAAATGGAAAGAGAAAAAAAGTTAAAAGAGAAAGAGGAGTTGGAGAAATTTATAGCTAGATTTAGTGCAAATGCTAGTAAGGCAAGGCAAGCAACAAGCCGTCAAAAAAGACTTGAAAAGCTAGATATTTCAGATATTCAAACATCTTCAAGAAGAGATCCTAGCATACTTTTTAGATTAAACCGTGAAATTGGAAATGAGGTTTTAGAGCTTAGCGATATCGATAAAAAATTTGATGATAAGGTAATCTTAAATAATTTTAATTTTAAAATTGAAAAAGGAGATAAAGTTGCAGTTATTGGAAGAAGTGGTGTTGGAAAAAGCACACTTTGCAAGATAATAACAGCAGAGATAAAACCAGATAGCGGAAATGTCCATATGGGGGCAACTATAGAGCCTGGATATTTTGCTCAAGATACTAATAACAAAATAACAGGTGAATTAAAACTTTATGAATACCTTCAAGATGAAAAAAATAAAGATTTAGATGAGATAAGAAAATGCCTTGGAAGAATGCTTTTTAGTGGAGAAGAGCAGGAAAAAAGTGTTGGAAATTTAAGCGGTGGAGAAAAGCATAGAGTAATGCTTTCAAAGTTAATGCTGATAAAGCCAAATTTACTTATTTTGGATGAACCAAATAACCACCTTGATTTGGAGGCTATCATAGCACTTGGAGAAGCTCTTTATAATTATGCTGGTTGTGTTGTTTGCGTTAGCCATGATAGGGAGCTAGTTGATGCTTTTGCAAATAGAATTATACATATGAAAGGCGATGGAGAGATAGTTGATTTTAGAGGCTCTTTTGAAGAGTATAAAGAGCAGTTTGGAATAAGCTATGAAAGTTAA
- a CDS encoding tetrahydrodipicolinate N-succinyltransferase N-terminal domain-containing protein: protein MSDIKNLEDLTKFVEDVKTKSFYKEPIAWAIGKVYKGVVEKDKTLSVDYAVVNYKENFGSAAVLLWALNECGTKISTNESEYVANLNKDVVEKALDIFDFLVEEAKDDKHRNLQNLLIIDEILNNEDAEDEAKFCVTFLFGDEKPKSVESVYLKLYLLSLSKVEIRGVNLDGAFGLLPNVAWDEYAKPIELEWLRENEIWLKMSGSYPAITSVDKFPRYLSHIVPNDSIRVLDTAKVRMGAQLANGTTVMPGASYVNFNSGTTGSVMIEGRVSSSVKVGEGSDVGGGASILGVLSGTNGNPISIGKKCLLGANSVTGIPLGDNCIVDGGIAILEGTKVYISEANQKALAELNTNFKFDKEIYKAIELSHLNGLHFRQNSQTGQMSASLSKRAIKLNEALH, encoded by the coding sequence TTGAGCGATATTAAAAATTTAGAAGATTTAACTAAATTTGTTGAAGATGTAAAGACAAAAAGTTTTTACAAAGAGCCTATTGCTTGGGCAATTGGAAAGGTTTATAAAGGCGTAGTTGAAAAAGACAAAACTTTAAGTGTTGATTATGCTGTTGTAAACTATAAAGAAAACTTTGGCTCAGCAGCCGTTCTTTTATGGGCTTTAAACGAATGTGGGACAAAAATTTCAACCAATGAAAGCGAATATGTAGCAAATTTAAATAAAGATGTTGTAGAAAAAGCTTTAGATATTTTTGACTTTTTAGTTGAAGAAGCAAAAGATGATAAACATAGAAATTTGCAAAATTTACTAATCATAGATGAAATTTTAAACAACGAAGATGCTGAAGATGAAGCTAAATTTTGTGTTACATTTTTGTTTGGTGATGAGAAGCCAAAAAGTGTTGAGAGCGTATATTTAAAGCTATATTTACTATCTTTATCAAAAGTTGAGATAAGAGGTGTGAATTTAGATGGAGCATTTGGACTGCTTCCAAATGTTGCTTGGGATGAATATGCAAAACCAATTGAGCTTGAGTGGCTAAGAGAGAATGAAATTTGGTTAAAAATGTCAGGTTCATACCCAGCAATAACAAGCGTTGATAAATTTCCAAGATATTTAAGTCATATAGTTCCAAATGATAGTATTAGAGTGCTTGACACGGCTAAAGTTAGAATGGGTGCTCAACTTGCAAATGGAACAACTGTTATGCCAGGAGCTAGTTATGTAAACTTTAACTCAGGAACAACTGGTTCTGTTATGATTGAGGGCAGGGTTAGTAGTTCTGTTAAAGTTGGAGAAGGTAGTGATGTTGGCGGTGGTGCTAGTATACTTGGAGTTTTAAGTGGAACAAATGGTAATCCTATTAGTATAGGTAAAAAATGTCTTTTGGGAGCAAATTCTGTAACTGGAATCCCGCTTGGCGACAACTGCATAGTTGATGGTGGAATTGCTATTTTAGAAGGCACAAAAGTATACATAAGTGAAGCAAATCAAAAAGCTTTAGCAGAGTTAAATACCAACTTTAAATTTGATAAAGAAATCTACAAAGCCATAGAGCTTTCGCATTTAAATGGTCTTCATTTTAGACAAAATAGCCAAACAGGGCAGATGAGTGCAAGTTTAAGCAAAAGAGCTATAAAGCTAAACGAGGCTTTACATTAA
- a CDS encoding Mrp/NBP35 family ATP-binding protein: MNKEDVLEKLKEVIYPGFKKSIVDFGFVKNIEIGDGVLVEVEIVSSKSEVAAQVRNGIIKALGENTQVIVKQPQPPKEKSNTQSGKNITPQIKHFVMVSSGKGGVGKSTTTVNLAISMAKLGKKVGVLDADIYGPNIPRMLGEERAEVTVVGEKLKPILTHGIEMMSMGILMEQGQGLMWRGAMIMKAIEQLLRDVYWSDLDVLFIDMPPGTGDAQITLAQSVPVTAGVCVTTPQVVALDDTARSLDMFEKLYIPVAGIVENMSGFLCPDNGKEYDIFGKGGSEKLAKEYKTEILSEIPIEIGIREGGDNGKPISFYAPESVSAKRYEKAANRLWEVIEKIDKEDLAGNSAIQPDMEGGAKCH; this comes from the coding sequence ATGAATAAAGAAGATGTATTAGAAAAATTAAAAGAGGTTATTTATCCAGGATTTAAAAAGAGTATAGTTGATTTTGGGTTTGTTAAAAACATTGAAATTGGCGATGGAGTGCTTGTTGAAGTTGAGATAGTTTCAAGTAAATCTGAAGTTGCAGCTCAGGTTAGAAATGGCATTATAAAAGCACTTGGAGAAAATACTCAAGTTATTGTAAAACAACCTCAACCACCAAAAGAGAAAAGCAACACTCAAAGTGGTAAAAATATAACACCGCAAATCAAACATTTTGTTATGGTAAGTAGTGGTAAAGGTGGAGTTGGAAAAAGCACAACAACTGTAAATTTGGCTATTTCTATGGCAAAACTTGGTAAAAAAGTTGGTGTTTTAGACGCTGATATTTATGGACCAAATATCCCTAGAATGTTAGGTGAAGAGAGAGCCGAAGTAACAGTAGTTGGAGAAAAACTTAAACCAATTTTGACTCATGGTATTGAGATGATGAGTATGGGAATTTTGATGGAGCAAGGTCAAGGGTTAATGTGGAGAGGTGCTATGATAATGAAAGCCATTGAACAGCTCTTAAGAGATGTTTATTGGAGCGATTTAGATGTTTTATTTATAGATATGCCACCAGGAACAGGTGATGCTCAAATAACTTTAGCTCAAAGTGTTCCTGTAACAGCAGGTGTTTGTGTAACAACACCACAAGTTGTAGCTCTTGATGACACAGCTAGAAGCCTTGATATGTTTGAAAAACTTTACATTCCAGTAGCTGGCATAGTTGAAAATATGAGCGGATTTTTATGCCCTGATAATGGCAAGGAGTATGATATCTTTGGAAAAGGTGGAAGTGAAAAACTTGCAAAAGAGTATAAAACTGAAATTTTAAGTGAAATTCCAATTGAAATCGGCATTAGAGAGGGCGGAGATAATGGAAAACCAATTAGTTTTTATGCTCCTGAGAGTGTTAGTGCAAAAAGATATGAAAAAGCAGCCAATAGACTTTGGGAAGTTATAGAAAAAATAGACAAAGAGGACTTAGCTGGTAACTCAGCTATTCAACCAGATATGGAAGGTGGAGCAAAATGCCACTAA
- a CDS encoding C45 family autoproteolytic acyltransferase/hydolase — protein MYHSRWTKSHYLAGFNFGNRLYKNNVKIDFDKFLNEEKIDYAKNVFSIYYKFYPEIIKEIRGFADGQKEEFEKVFAFLAVMYVFIYDVKCSMVAISNSQNIIFARNSDFKVEVKNLSDSTFYKLDKGYSFIANTTAMIEMEDGMNEKGLACGLTFVYPTIKDLGFNAGFLIRYILEKCETVDEVNEFLQKILIGSSQNLIAIDRYGKILSAELNSECKNISICKTHNYKTNHFVTNKLQKYAYDGIDDIFSHKRYETLQNQNYEIYTLKDTFELLQGKKGFLCQYDRKNGFDTIWSSVYDIKAKAIYRCEGNPQRKKYKIDNRLKFDY, from the coding sequence ATGTATCACTCAAGATGGACAAAAAGCCATTATTTAGCAGGTTTTAACTTTGGAAATCGTTTATATAAAAATAATGTAAAAATTGATTTTGATAAGTTCTTAAATGAAGAAAAAATTGATTATGCAAAAAATGTATTTAGTATTTACTATAAATTTTATCCCGAAATTATAAAGGAAATTAGAGGATTTGCAGATGGGCAAAAGGAAGAATTTGAAAAAGTGTTTGCATTTCTTGCAGTAATGTATGTTTTTATCTATGATGTAAAATGTTCAATGGTTGCAATTTCAAATTCTCAAAACATTATTTTTGCACGAAATAGTGATTTTAAAGTAGAGGTAAAAAATTTATCTGATAGTACTTTTTATAAACTAGATAAAGGGTATTCATTTATCGCAAATACAACAGCAATGATTGAAATGGAAGATGGTATGAATGAAAAAGGATTAGCGTGTGGATTAACATTTGTTTATCCTACTATAAAAGATTTAGGTTTTAATGCAGGTTTTTTAATAAGGTATATTTTAGAAAAATGTGAAACAGTGGATGAGGTAAATGAATTTCTTCAAAAAATACTAATTGGTTCATCACAAAATTTAATTGCCATAGACAGATATGGTAAAATTTTGTCAGCAGAATTAAATTCAGAATGTAAAAATATTTCTATTTGCAAAACTCACAATTATAAAACTAATCATTTTGTAACCAATAAACTACAAAAGTATGCATATGATGGAATAGACGATATTTTTTCTCACAAAAGATATGAAACACTTCAAAATCAAAATTATGAAATATATACATTAAAAGATACTTTTGAATTGTTGCAAGGTAAAAAAGGTTTTTTATGCCAATATGATAGAAAAAATGGATTTGATACCATTTGGTCATCTGTGTATGATATAAAAGCAAAAGCCATTTATAGATGTGAGGGAAACCCTCAAAGAAAAAAATACAAAATAGATAATAGATTAAAATTTGATTATTAA
- a CDS encoding PACE efflux transporter — protein sequence MKLKERVLHSFIFEIFAILITIIFLNFVSKSAMETKVGVSLIISLAAVSWNFIFNLMFDKIFTGERIKRGFGVRVLHASLFELGFLLFTVPFVAFAMDTSFVAAFFINIGITLIILVFAIVYNWVYDRVRLFFVDK from the coding sequence ATGAAACTTAAAGAGAGAGTTTTGCACTCTTTTATTTTTGAAATTTTTGCTATTTTGATTACTATAATTTTTTTGAATTTTGTCTCAAAAAGTGCTATGGAGACTAAAGTAGGTGTTAGTTTGATAATATCTTTAGCAGCTGTTAGTTGGAATTTTATTTTTAATCTAATGTTTGATAAGATTTTTACAGGGGAGAGGATTAAGCGAGGATTTGGAGTTAGAGTTTTGCATGCTTCTTTGTTTGAACTTGGCTTTTTGCTTTTTACTGTTCCTTTTGTAGCTTTTGCTATGGATACAAGCTTTGTTGCTGCATTTTTTATAAATATAGGAATTACTTTAATTATCTTAGTATTTGCCATAGTTTATAACTGGGTTTATGACAGAGTTAGACTATTTTTTGTTGATAAGTAG
- a CDS encoding DUF2492 family protein translates to MKHVHEILINMQSTNKEFESKKEFIDYIDNLFGKDCKFQACSSDNMDANSAYEFLIKKGKIMINDKNKISLHPDMEMCNGHIN, encoded by the coding sequence ATGAAACATGTACATGAAATTTTAATAAATATGCAAAGCACAAACAAAGAATTTGAAAGCAAAAAGGAATTTATAGATTATATAGATAATCTTTTTGGAAAAGATTGCAAATTTCAAGCTTGCTCAAGTGATAATATGGACGCAAATAGTGCCTATGAATTTTTAATAAAAAAAGGTAAAATTATGATTAACGATAAAAACAAAATATCACTTCATCCTGATATGGAGATGTGCAACGGACATATTAATTAA
- a CDS encoding energy transducer TonB, protein MKILPLRHLLNDRPSLSGFLASVLFHGLIALSFVNFLNEVKPLAQEEMTSISLDLFNPALEESIAQTNEEQILVDEEPVEEVVEEIVEEEAVKEEVIEEIVEEPKPIIEEKPKPIEKPKPKPKPKPKPKTKSLAKTTSKDSNANATNIRSANNAVGEFNFATSKGDDRFAKMQRTIKKHQLYPKRAAKMRQQGIVEVSFVFKKNGTVENIKVIKSSGYEVLDDSAIKTIQKAFKEFPVLDKDYLIKIPMSYRLI, encoded by the coding sequence ATGAAAATTTTGCCATTACGACACTTACTAAATGATAGACCGAGTTTAAGTGGGTTTTTAGCATCAGTTCTTTTTCATGGCTTGATAGCTTTATCTTTTGTTAATTTTTTAAATGAGGTAAAGCCATTAGCACAAGAAGAGATGACTAGTATAAGTCTTGATCTTTTTAATCCAGCATTAGAAGAATCCATAGCTCAAACTAATGAAGAGCAGATTTTAGTTGATGAAGAGCCTGTGGAAGAGGTGGTAGAGGAAATAGTAGAAGAAGAAGCGGTAAAGGAAGAGGTGATAGAGGAAATAGTAGAGGAGCCAAAACCAATTATAGAAGAAAAACCAAAACCAATTGAAAAACCAAAGCCCAAACCAAAACCAAAACCAAAACCAAAAACTAAGTCTTTAGCAAAAACAACTTCAAAAGATTCTAACGCTAACGCAACTAATATTCGCTCTGCAAACAATGCAGTTGGTGAGTTTAACTTTGCAACATCAAAAGGTGATGATAGATTTGCAAAAATGCAAAGAACTATAAAAAAACATCAACTCTATCCAAAACGTGCGGCTAAAATGAGGCAACAGGGAATAGTTGAAGTTAGCTTCGTATTTAAAAAAAATGGAACTGTTGAAAATATAAAAGTTATAAAAAGCTCAGGATATGAAGTATTAGATGATTCAGCTATTAAAACAATTCAAAAAGCTTTTAAGGAATTTCCTGTTTTGGATAAAGATTATTTGATTAAAATACCTATGTCTTATAGGTTAATATAA
- the exbD gene encoding TonB system transport protein ExbD, translated as MSMPKKEGLNVIPLIDIMLVLLAIVLSISTFIAQGNIPIDLPNSKSAVQNEEKEKVVIVINKDNEFFIDDVKIEEENLKDELEQIDSKTLIQLKSDKESVYESFVKVIDILKEKKHENFAITTLTK; from the coding sequence ATGAGTATGCCAAAAAAAGAGGGGTTGAATGTAATCCCTTTAATTGACATAATGCTTGTATTGCTCGCTATTGTTCTTAGCATATCGACATTTATAGCACAAGGCAATATTCCTATAGATTTGCCAAATAGTAAAAGTGCTGTTCAAAATGAAGAGAAGGAAAAAGTCGTTATAGTTATAAATAAAGATAATGAATTTTTTATTGATGATGTGAAGATTGAAGAGGAAAATTTAAAAGATGAATTAGAGCAAATAGATTCAAAGACATTAATTCAATTAAAAAGTGATAAAGAAAGTGTATATGAATCTTTTGTAAAAGTTATAGATATATTAAAAGAAAAGAAACATGAAAATTTTGCCATTACGACACTTACTAAATGA
- the exbB gene encoding TonB-system energizer ExbB, whose product MEILKENIDYIIIAILGFMSFLVVWFTIERAIFYSNIKFENYKSKDELEEKLTNNLTLLYIIYSNAPYIGLLGTVAGIMITFYDMGMSGGIDTKSIMVGLSLALKATALGLIVAIPTLMIYNGFMRKVDVILNKYKAIK is encoded by the coding sequence ATGGAAATTTTAAAGGAAAATATCGATTATATAATAATAGCAATTTTAGGGTTTATGAGTTTTTTAGTTGTTTGGTTTACTATAGAGCGAGCTATTTTTTATTCAAATATTAAATTTGAAAATTATAAGAGTAAAGATGAGTTAGAAGAAAAACTTACTAACAATCTAACTCTTCTTTATATAATATATTCAAATGCACCATATATTGGTTTACTAGGAACGGTTGCTGGTATTATGATTACATTTTATGATATGGGTATGAGTGGAGGTATAGATACAAAAAGTATAATGGTTGGACTATCTTTAGCATTAAAAGCAACTGCATTAGGGCTTATAGTGGCTATACCAACACTTATGATATATAATGGTTTTATGAGAAAGGTCGATGTTATATTAAATAAATATAAGGCAATAAAATGA